A section of the Papio anubis isolate 15944 chromosome 4, Panubis1.0, whole genome shotgun sequence genome encodes:
- the ATG9B gene encoding autophagy-related protein 9B, translating into MVSQIGWGGRRGRLGRWGDLGPGSVPLLPMPLPPPPPPSCRGPGGGRISIFSLSPAPHTRSSPSSFSPPTPRPPCSVLQGTGAQPCHSALPTPATPPTQAQPAMTPASASPSWGSHSTPPLASATPPPSHQCPQDSPGLRVGPLIPEQDYERLEDCDPEGSQDSPIHGEEQQPLLHVPEGLCGSWHHIQNLDSFFTKIYSYHQRNGFACILLEDVFQLGQFIFIVTFTTFLLRCVDYNVLFANPPSNRTRPGPFHSKVTLSDAILPSAQCAERIRSSPLLVLLLVLAASFWLVQLLRSVCNLFSYWDIQVFYREALHIPPEELSSVPWAEVQSRLLALQQSGGLCVQPRPLTELDVHHRILRYTNYQVALANKGLLPARCPLPWGGSAAFLSRGLALNVDLLLFRGPFSLFRGGWELPHAYKRSDQRGALAARWGRTVLLLAALNLALSPLVLAWQVLHAFYSHVELLRREPGALGARGWSRLARLQLRHFNELPHELRARLARAYRPAAAFLRTAAPPAPLRALLARQIVFFAGALFAALLVLTVYDEDVLAVEHVLTAMTMLGVTATVARSFIPEEQCQGRAPQLLLQTALAHMHYLPEEPGPGGRDRAYRQMAQLLQYRAVSLLEELLSPLLTPLFLLFWFRPRALEIIDFFHHFTVDVAGVGDICSFALMDVKRHGHPQWLSAGQTEASLSQRAEDGKTELSLMRFSLAHPLWRPPGHSSKFLGHLWGRVQQDAAAWGATSARSPPTPGVLSNCTSPLPEAFLANLLVHPLLPPRDLSPTAPCPAAATASLLASISRIAQDPSSVSPGGTGGQKLAQLPELASAEMSLHAIYLHQLHQQQQQEPWGEAAASVLSRPYSSPSQPPSPDEEKPSWSSDGSSPASSPRQQWGTQRARNLFPGGFQATTDTQKEPDEASCTD; encoded by the exons ATGGTGAGCCAAATAGGCTGGGGGGGGAGAAGAGGGCGGCTGGGGCGGTGGGGAGACCTGGGGCCTGGATCAGTGCCCCTGCTCCCCATgccactgccacctcctcctcctccttcatgcCGGGGACCTGGGGGAGGGAGGATCTCCATCTTCTCTCTGTCCCCTGCCCCTCATACAAGAAGTTCCCCCTCCTCATTTTCCCCTCCCACCCCAAGGCCCCCTTGCTCAGTGCTACAGGGGACAGGGGCTCAGCCTTGCCACAGtgctctccccaccccagccacccCCCCAACACAGGCTCAACCTGCAATGACACCTGCCTCTGCATCTCCCTCCTGGGGATCCCACTCTACCCCACCCCTGGCCTCGGCAACTCCCCCTCCCTCACACCAGTGCCCCCAGGACTCTCCTGGGCTGCGGGTAGGCCCTTTGATCCCTGAACAGGATTATGAGCGGCTGGAGGACTGTGACCCTGAGGGGTCCCAAGACTCACCCATCCACGGAGAGGAGCAGCAACCCCTGCTTCATGTCCCTGAAGGGCTCTGcg GCTCCTGGCATCACATCCAGAACCTGGACAGCTTCTTCACCAAG ATCTACAGCTACCACCAGCGGAATGGCTTTGCCTGCATCCTGCTGGAGGATGTCTTCCAGTTGGG ACAATTCATTTTCATTGTCACCTTCACAACCTTCCTCCTTCGATGTGTGGATTACAATGTTCTCTTTGCCAACCCACCAAGTAACCGTACGAGACCTGGGCCGTTCCACAGCAAAGTGACCTTGTCAGATGCCATCCTACCCTCAGCCCAGTGTGCTGAGAG GATCCGCTCCAGCCCGCTGCTCGTCCTCCTCCTGGTCCTGGCTGCGAGCTTCTGGCTGGTCCAACTGCTTCGCTCAGTCTGCAACCTCTTCAGCTACTGGGACATCCAGGTGTTTTACAGGGAGGCCCTGCACATCCCCCCG GAGGAGCTGAGCTCGGTCCCCTGGGCAGAGGTGCAGTCTCGCCTCTTGGCGCTGCAGCAGAGCGGGGGCCTGTGCGTGCAGCCGCGGCCCCTGACGGAGCTGGACGTCCACCACCGCATCCTGCGCTACACCAACTACCAGGTGGCGCTGGCCAACAAGGGCCTGCTGCCGGCCCGCTGCCCACTACCCTGGGGAGGCAGTGCCGCTTTCCTCAGCCGCGGCCTGGCGCTCAATGTCGACCTGCTGCTCTTCCGCGGTCCCTTCTCGCTCTTCCGCGGGGGCTGGGAGCTGCCGCACGCCTACAAGCGCAGCGACCAGCGGGGCGCCCTGGCAGCGCGCTGGGGGCGCACAGTGCTGCTGCTGGCCGCCCTGAACCTGGCGTTGAGTCCACTGGTGCTGGCCTGGCAGGTGCTGCACGCCTTCTATAGCCACGTGGAGCTGCTGCGGCGCGAGCCCGGCGCGCTTGGGGCGCGCGGCTGGTCCCGCCTGGCGCGCTTGCAGCTGCGCCACTTCAACGAGCTGCCGCACGAGCTGCGCGCGCGCCTGGCGCGCGCCTACCGCCCCGCCGCAGCCTTCCTGCGCACCGCTGCGCCCCCCGCGCCCCTGCGCGCGCTGCTGGCCCGCCAGATCGTTTTCTTCGCGGGTGCACTCTTCGCCGCGCTGCTTGTGCTCACCGTCTACGACGAGGACGTGCTGGCCGTGGAGCACGTGCTCACCGCCATGACCATGCTCGGGGTCACCGCCACCGTGGCCAG GTCTTTCATTCCGGAAGAGCAGTGCCAGGGTCGTGCGCCGCAGCTTCTACTGCAGACCGCCCTGGCCCACATGCACTACCTCCCGGAGGAGCCTGGCCCCGGTGGCAGGGACCGCGCGTACCGGCAGATGGCGCAGCTGCTGCAGTACCGAGCG GTCTCCCTCCTAGAGGAGCTCCTGTCCCCGCTCCTCACCCCGCTGTTTCTGCTTTTCTGGTTCCGCCCTCGTGCCCTGGAGATTATCGACTTTTTTCATCACTTCACTGTGGATGTGGCTGGGGTTGGGGACATCTGTTCCTTTGCCCTTATGGATGTGAAGCGCCACGGCCACCCTCAG TGGCTCTCTGCGGGACAGACTGAGGCCTCGCTGTCTCAGCGTGCGGAGGATGGCAAGACTGAGCTTTCTTTGATGCGGTTCTCCCTGGCGCATCCGCTCTGGCGCCCCCCAGGGCACAGCTCTAAGTTTCTTGGGCACCTCTGGGGCCGAGTACAACAAGATGCAGCTGCCTGGGGCGCCACCTCAGCTCGCAGCCCCCCCACCCCGGGAGTGCTCAGCAATTGCACCTCGCCCCTG CCTGAGGCCTTCCTGGCCAACCTCTTGGTGCACCCTCTCCTGCCTCCGAGGGATCTGAGCCCGACAGCCCCCTGTCCAGCTGCAGCCACAGCCAGCCTCCTCGCCTCCATTTCCCGAATTGCCCAGGACCCCAG ctctgtgtccccaggagGCACTGGGGGCCAGAAGCTGGCCCAGCTCCCAGAACTTGCTTCTGCCGAGATGAGTCTCCATGCCATCTACCTGCACCAG cttcaccagcagcagcagcaggagccgTGGGGCGAGGCTGCAGCCTCCGTCCTGTCCAGGCCCTACTCCAGCCCCTCACAGCCACCCTCGCCTGATGAGGAGAAGCCATCCTGGTCAAGTGATG GCTCCAgtcctgcctccagccccagaCAACAGTGGGGAACCCAGAGGGCCCGGAATCTGTTCCCTGGAGGGTTTCAGGCGACAACAGATACCCAGAAGGAGCCTGATGAGGCCTCTTGCACTGACTGA
- the NOS3 gene encoding LOW QUALITY PROTEIN: nitric oxide synthase, endothelial (The sequence of the model RefSeq protein was modified relative to this genomic sequence to represent the inferred CDS: inserted 1 base in 1 codon), whose translation MLQPQGSAGHLGPTYQPQSSQRNPGVRPPTLQAGGRGAEALEPPSRACSCPIVYGTGAGRGPALESPLPLPPPLSPLPLPKEKARALLEQAAEWTHSDMGNLKSVAQEPGPPCGLGLGLGLGLCGKQGPATSAPEPSRAPASLPPPAPEHSPPSSPLTQPPEGPKFPRVKNWEVGSIAYDTLSAQAQQPRGPQRRRLPLAFPRNQAGPPCPGSPEQLPSRGXDFINQYYSSVPRSGSQAHEQRLQEVEAEVAATGTYQLRESELVFGAKQAWRNAPRCVGRIQWGKLQVFDARDCRSAQEMFTYICNHIKYATNRGNLRSAITVFPQRCPGRGDFRIWNSQLVRYAGYRQQDGSVRGDPANVEITELCIQHGWTPGNGRFDVLPLLLQAPDEPPELFLLPPELVLEVPLEHPTLEWFAALGLRWYALPAVSNMLLEIGGLEFPAAPFSGWYMSTEIGTRNLPTPHTLLPQDVAVCMDLDTRTTSSLWKDKAAVEINVAVLHSYQLAKVTIVDHHAATASFMKHLENEQKARGGCPADWAWIVPPISGSLTPVFHQEMVNYFLSPAFRYQPDPWKGSAAKGTGITRKKTFKEVANAVKISASLMGTVMAKRVKATILYGSETGRAQSYAQQLGRLFRKAFDPRVLCMDEYDVVSLEHETLVLVVTSTFGNGDPPENGESFAAALMEMSGPYNSSPRPEQHKSYKIRFNSISCSDPLVSSWRRKRKESSNTDSAGALGTLRFCVFGLGSRAYPHFCAFARAVDTRLEELGGERLLQLGQGDELCGQEEAFRGWAQAAFQAACETFCVGEDAKAAARDIFSPKRSWKRQRYRLSAQAEGLQLLPGLIHVHRRKMFQATILSVENLQSSKSTRATILVRLDTGGQEGLQYQPGDHIGVCPPNRPGLVEALLSRVEDPPAPTEPVAVEQLEKGSPGGPPPGWVRDPRLPPCTLRQALTFFLDITSPPSPQLLRLLSTLAEEPREQQELEALSQDPRRYEEWKWFRCPTLLEVLEQFPSVALPAPLLLTQLPLLQPRYYSVSSAPSTHPGEIHLTVAVLAYRTQDGLGPLHYGVCSTWLSQLKPGDPVPCFIRGAPSFRLPPDPSLPCILVGPGTGIAPFRGFWQERLHDIESKGLQPTPMTLVFGCRCSQLDHLYRDEVQNAQQRGVFGRVLTAFSREPDNPKTYVQDILRTELAAEVHRVLCLERGHMFVCGDVTMATNVLQTVQRILATEGDMELDEAGDVIGVLRDQQRYHEDIFGLTLRTQEVTSRIRTQSFSLQERQLRGAVPWAFDPPGSDTNTNGP comes from the exons ATGCTGCAGCCCCAGGGCTCTGCTGGACACCTGGGTCCCACTTATCAGCCTCAGTCCTCACAGCGGAACCCAGGCGTCCGGCCCCCCACCCTCCAGGCCGGCGGGCGTGGAGCTGAGGCTTTAGAGCCTCCCAGCCGGGCTTGTTCCTGTCCCATTGTGTATGGGACAGGGGCGGGGCGAGGGCCAGCCCTGGAGAGCCCCCTCCCACTGCCCCCTCCTCTCAGTCCACTCCCTCTTCCTAAGGAAAAGGCCAGGGCTCTGCTGGAGCAGGCAGCAGAGTGGACGCACAGTGACATGGGCAACTTGAAGAGCGTGGCCCAGGAACCTGGGCCACCTTGTGGCCTGGGACTGGGGCTGGGCCTTGGGCTGTGCGGCAAGCAGGGCCCAGCCACCTCAGCCCCTGAGCCCAGCCGGGCCCCGGCATCCCTACCCCCGCCAGCACCAGAACACAG CCCCCCGAGCTCCCCGCTAACCCAGCCCCCGGAGGGGCCCAAGTTCCCTCGTGTGAAGAACTGGGAGGTGGGGAGCATCGCCTATGACACCCTCAGCGCCCAGGCGCAGCAG CCCCGCGGCCCCCAAAGACGCCGCCTGCCCCTGGCATTTCCACGAAACCAGGCCGGCCCTCCCTGCCCCGGCTCCCCCGAGCAGCTGCCGAGCCGTG CTGACTTCATCAACCAGTACTACAGCTCCG TCCCCAGGAGCGGCTCCCAGGCCCACGAACAGCGGCTTCAAGAGGTGGAAGCCGAGGTGGCAGCCACAGGCACCTACCAGCTTAGGGAGAGCGAGCTCGTGTTCGGGGCCAAGCAGGCCTGGCGCAACGCTCCCCGCTGTGTGGGCCGGATCCAGTGGGGGAAGCTGCAG GTGTTCGATGCCCGGGACTGCAGGTCTGCACAGGAAATGTTCACCTACATCTGCAACCACATCAAATACGCCACCAACCGGGGCAACCTTCG CTCGGCCATCACAGTGTTCCCGCAGCGCTGCCCTGGCCGAGGAGACTTCCGAATCTGGAACAGCCAGCTGGTGCGCTATGCGGGCTACCGGCAGCAGGACGGCTCTGTGCGGGGGGACCCAGCCAACGTCGAGATCACCGAG CTCTGCATTCAGCATGGCTGGACCCCAGGAAACGGTCGCTTTGACGTGCTGCCCCTGCTGCTGCAGGCCCCGGATGAGCCCCCAGAACTCTTCCTTCTGCCCCCTGAGCTGGTCCTTGAGGTGCCCCTGGAGCACCCTAC gctggagtggtttGCAGCCCTGGGCCTGCGCTGGTACGCCCTCCCAGCAGTGTCCAACATGCTGCTGGAAATTGGGGGCCTGGAGTTCCCCGCAGCCCCCTTCAGTGGCTGGTACATGAGCACTGAGATCGGCACGAGGAA CCTACCAACGCCACACACCCTCCTGCCCCAGGACGTGGCTGTCTGCATGGACCTGGATACCCGGACAACTTCGTCTCTATGGAAAGACAAGGCAGCGGTGGAAATCAACGTGGCCGTGCTGCACAGTTACCAG CTGGCCAAAGTTACCATTGTGGACCACCACGCCGCCACAGCCTCCTTCATGAAGCACCTGGAGAATGAGCAGAAGGCCAGGGGGGGCTGCCCTGCAGACTGGGCCTGGATCGTGCCCCCCATCTCGGGCAGCCTCACTCCTGTCTTCCATCAGGAGATGGTCAACTATTTCCTGTCCCCAGCCTTCCGCTACCAG CCAGACCCCTGGAAGGGGAGTGCGGCCAAGGGCACCGGCATCACCAGGAAGAAGACCTTTAAAGAAGTGGCCAA TGCCGTGAAGATCTCTGCCTCGCTCATGGGCACCGTGATGGCGAAGCGAGTGAAGGCGACAATCCTGTATGGCTCCGAGACCGGCCGGGCCCAGAGCTACGCACAGCAGCTGGGGAGACTTTTCCGGAAGGCTTTTGATCCCCGG GTCCTGTGTATGGATGAGTATGACGTGGTGTCCCTCGAACACGAGACGCTGGTGCTGGTGGTAACCAGCACATTCGGGAATGGGGATCCCCCGGAGAATGGAGAG AGCTTTGCAGCTGCCCTGATGGAGATGTCCGGTCCCTACAACAGCTCCCCTCGGCCGGAACAGCACAA GAGTTATAAGATCCGCTTCAACAGCATCTCCTGCTCAGACCCACTGGTGTCCTCTTGGCGGCGGAAGAGGAAGGAGTCCAGTAACACAGACAGTGCAGGGGCCCTGGGCACACTCAG GTTCTGTGTGTTCGGGCTGGGCTCCCGGGCCTACCCCCACTTCTGCGCCTTTGCTCGTGCGGTGGACACGCGGCTGGAGGAACTGGGCGGGGAGCGGCTGCTGCAGCTGGGCCAGGGCGACGAGCTGTGTGGCCAGGAGGAGGCCTTCCGCGGCTGGGCCCAGGCTGCCTTCCAG GCCGCCTGTGAGACCTTCTGTGTGGGAGAGGATGCCAAGGCTGCTGCCCGAGACATCTTCAGCCCCAAAAGGAGTTGGAAGCGCCAGAGGTACCGGCTGAGCGCCCAGGCCGAGGGCCTGCAGTTGCTGCCAG GTCTGATCCACGTGCACAGGCGGAAGATGTTCCAGGCTACAATTCTCTCAGTGGAAAACCTGCAAAGCAGCAAGTCCAC gaggGCCACCATCTTGGTGCGCCTGgacactggaggccaggaggggCTGCAGTACCAGCCGGGGGACCACATAGGTGTCTGCCCACCCAACCGGCCCGGCCTTGTGGAGGCGCTGCTGAGCCGCGTGGAGGACCCGCCTGCGCCCACCGAGCCCGTGGCAGTAGAGCAACTGGAGAAGGGCAGCCCTG GTGGCCCTCCCCCCGGCTGGGTGCGGGACCCCCGGCTGCCCCCATGCACGCTGCGCCAGGCTCTCACCTTCTTCCTGGACATCACCTCCCCGCCCAGCCCTCAGCTCTTGCGGCTGCTCAGCACCTTGGCAGAAGAGCCCAGGGAACAGCAGGAGCTGGAGGCCCTCAGTCAG GATCCCCGACGCTACGAGGAGTGGAAGTGGTTCCGCTGCCCTACACTGCTGGAGGTGCTGGAGCAGTTCCCTTCGGTGGCACTGCCTGCCCCACTGCTCCTCACCCAGCTGCCTCTGCTCCAACCCCGGTACTACTCAGTCAGCTCAGCACCCAGCACCCACCCAGGAGAGATCCACCTCACTGTAGCTGTGCTGGCATACAGGACCCAGG ATGGGCTGGGCCCCCTGCACTATGGAGTCTGCTCCACGTGGCTAAGCCAACTCAAGCCCGGAGACCCTGTGCCCTGCTTCATCCGGGG GGCTCCCTCCTTCCGGCTGCCACCTGATCCCAGCTTGCCCTGCATCCTGGTGGGCCCAGGCACTGGCATTGCCCCCTTCCGGGGATTCTGGCAGGAGCGGCTGCATGACATTGAGAGCAAAG GGCTGCAGCCCACTCCCATGACTTTGGTGTTTGGCTGCCGATGCTCCCAACTCGACCATCTCTACCGCGACGAGGTGCAGAACGCCCAGCAGCGCGGGGTGTTTGGCCGAGTCCTCACCGCCTTCTCCCGGGAACCTGACAACCCCAAG ACCTACGTGCAGGACATCCTGAGGACGGAGCTGGCTGCGGAGGTGCACCGCGTGCTGTGCCTCGAGCGGGGCCACATGTTTGTCTGCGGCGATGTCACCATGGCAACCAACGTCCTGCAGACCGTGCAGCGCATCCTGGCGACGGAGGGCGACATGGAGCTGGACGAGGCCGGCGACGTCATCGGCGTGCTGCGG GATCAGCAACGCTACCACGAAGACATTTTCGGGCTCACGCTGCGCACCCAGGAGGTGACAAGCCGCATACGCACCCAGAGCTTTTCCTTGCAGGAGCGGCAGCTACGGGGCGCAGTGCCCTGGGCGTTCGACCCGCCCGGCTCCGACACCAACACCAACGGCCCCTGA